One region of Azoarcus sp. CIB genomic DNA includes:
- a CDS encoding TerC family protein codes for MIEFLTDPQLIVAFLTLTALELVLGIDNIIFISILVDKLPPERRAFARRLGLFLAMFMRLALLSILAWLAGLNQALFELFGHGFSARDLILLGGGLFLVWKSTGEIHQLMEGEEGEASSAVKATFTAVIMQIIVIDLVFSLDSIITAIGMVSNLTVMIAAVVASVGLMMVASAPIGNFVSNHPTVKMLALSFLMVVGVVLIAEGFGHHVPKGYIYSAMAFSVLVEMLNLRMRKRAVKPVVLHEPYVAEKQPAR; via the coding sequence ATGATCGAATTCCTCACCGACCCGCAACTCATCGTCGCCTTCCTGACCCTCACCGCGCTGGAGCTGGTGCTGGGCATCGACAACATCATCTTCATCTCGATCCTCGTCGACAAGCTGCCACCCGAGCGGCGTGCGTTTGCGCGGCGCCTGGGCCTGTTCCTCGCGATGTTCATGCGCCTCGCGCTGCTGTCCATTCTCGCGTGGCTCGCCGGACTCAACCAGGCGCTGTTCGAGCTGTTCGGCCATGGTTTTTCGGCGCGCGACCTGATCCTGCTGGGTGGCGGCCTGTTCCTGGTGTGGAAGAGCACCGGCGAAATCCATCAGCTGATGGAAGGCGAGGAGGGCGAGGCCTCCTCGGCCGTCAAGGCGACCTTCACTGCCGTGATCATGCAGATCATCGTCATCGACCTGGTGTTCTCGCTCGATTCGATCATCACCGCGATCGGCATGGTGAGCAATCTGACCGTGATGATCGCCGCAGTGGTCGCGTCGGTCGGCCTGATGATGGTAGCGTCGGCGCCGATCGGCAATTTCGTCTCCAACCACCCCACGGTGAAGATGCTGGCCCTGTCCTTCCTGATGGTCGTGGGCGTCGTGCTGATTGCAGAAGGTTTTGGCCACCATGTGCCGAAGGGCTACATCTATTCGGCGATGGCTTTTTCGGTGCTGGTCGAGATGCTCAACCTGCGCATGCGCAAGCGCGCGGTCAAGCCGGTGGTACTGCACGAACCCTACGTTGCGGAGAAGCAGCCGGCGCGCTGA
- a CDS encoding transglycosylase domain-containing protein encodes MHSGANVSGNTSNKKPERRGWLRTLRRSLFWLCVLAIIVGGVAAYYESETSWLQSREIPRYAAKLAYEVQPGPSEAIRFPEHGPFDQRLGYTQLRDFSERLAARGYAIERQARFSDALLDYASRGYFPPYREKTHSGLAVSDARDESLYATRYPIRHYAEFDSIPPRIVQGLLFIENRDLLDPERPHMNPAVDWARFGRAIFAQLAKVVDEDLNSPGGSTLATQIEKYRHSPDGVTHSPREKLRQMVSASVRAYRDGAETLPARRELVLDYLNTVPLSAAPVYGEVHGLGDGLWVWFGADFARVNALLAKDEASGDELAEQGLALRQVLALMIAHRRPSHYLGRGRDDLAKLADAHLRILAEGGLIGPGLRDAGLKAKLVFRDPAVDPARVPVPADKGSTLVRTRIAGMLDVSLYDLDRLDLRASTTLDGKLQEVVTGYLQRLAEPEFGRNAGVIGERLLTPAQLDKVHYSFTLFERTPGGNRVRVQTDTTDQPLDINEGSKLELGSTAKLRVLATYLEIIAELHQRHASQSLAELRAVQVDRHDAITRWAIDYLIRTQDRNLPAMLEAALERNYSAGPGEAFFTGGGLHTFNNFRKEDDGRVPTIRQALQASINLPFVRLMRDIVRHTMYAVPGSTAKLLQDDDDPRRSEYLAKFADREAQVFMRRFWRKYKGQSPEKIRATFMDGLRPSADRLAATYRYLNPQADLKTFSAFVAERLPAAELGAERLGALYKRYAPGSFDLPDQGFIARVHPLELWLAGYLATHPDASFDEVVAASKAERQAVYRWLFRTRYKGAQDTRIYTILEVEAFLDIHRRWVRLGYPFNRLVPSLATALGSAGDRPAALAELMGIIVNDGVRLPTARIDRMHFAPDTPYETVFARRPSEGERVMSSEVATALRGALSEVVEGGTARRLAGAFAAPDGTPLVVGGKTGTGDNRIVISGARGQLKGGVAMNRTATFVFYLGPRHFGTLTAYVIGADAASFKFTSGLPVQILKSMAPTLLPYLSQTVAEPEPARVPPTEAARDADAAAEEPSRGNPDAGMATGEVRPLVPAPEGQGEAERARPPN; translated from the coding sequence ATGCATTCGGGCGCCAACGTGTCAGGTAACACCAGCAACAAGAAGCCGGAACGGCGAGGGTGGCTCAGGACGCTGCGGCGCTCGCTGTTCTGGTTGTGTGTCCTGGCGATCATCGTCGGCGGCGTCGCGGCGTATTACGAAAGCGAAACGTCTTGGCTGCAGTCGCGCGAGATCCCGCGCTACGCGGCGAAGCTCGCCTACGAGGTCCAGCCCGGCCCGAGCGAGGCGATCCGCTTCCCCGAGCACGGCCCCTTCGACCAGCGTCTGGGCTACACCCAGCTCAGGGATTTCTCCGAGCGCCTCGCCGCGCGCGGTTACGCGATCGAACGCCAGGCGCGTTTCTCCGACGCGCTGCTCGACTACGCCAGCCGTGGCTATTTCCCGCCCTACCGCGAAAAGACGCATAGCGGCCTGGCGGTCAGTGACGCGCGCGACGAATCGCTGTACGCGACGCGCTATCCGATCCGCCATTACGCCGAGTTCGACAGCATCCCGCCGCGCATCGTGCAGGGGCTGCTGTTCATCGAGAACCGCGACCTGCTGGATCCCGAGCGGCCGCACATGAACCCGGCCGTCGACTGGGCGCGCTTCGGCCGCGCGATCTTCGCCCAGCTCGCGAAGGTCGTCGACGAAGACCTCAACAGCCCCGGCGGCAGCACCCTCGCCACGCAGATCGAGAAATACCGTCACTCGCCCGACGGCGTCACCCACTCGCCGCGGGAGAAGCTGCGCCAGATGGTGTCCGCTAGCGTGCGCGCCTACCGTGATGGCGCGGAAACGCTGCCGGCGCGGCGCGAACTGGTGCTCGACTACCTCAACACCGTGCCGCTGTCGGCCGCGCCCGTGTATGGCGAGGTGCATGGTCTGGGCGACGGCCTGTGGGTGTGGTTCGGTGCGGATTTCGCGCGCGTGAACGCACTGCTGGCGAAGGACGAGGCGAGCGGCGACGAACTCGCCGAGCAGGGCCTCGCGCTGCGCCAGGTGCTCGCGCTGATGATCGCGCACCGCCGCCCTTCGCACTACCTGGGCCGCGGCCGCGACGATCTCGCCAAGCTCGCCGATGCGCACCTGCGCATCCTCGCCGAAGGCGGGCTGATCGGGCCCGGCCTGCGCGATGCGGGCCTCAAGGCGAAGCTCGTGTTCCGCGACCCCGCAGTCGACCCCGCGCGCGTGCCGGTACCGGCCGACAAGGGTTCGACGCTGGTGCGCACGCGCATCGCGGGCATGCTCGACGTGTCGCTCTACGACCTCGACCGCCTCGACTTGCGGGCCTCGACGACGCTCGACGGCAAGCTGCAGGAGGTCGTCACCGGCTACCTGCAGCGTCTCGCCGAACCCGAGTTCGGCCGCAACGCCGGCGTCATCGGCGAGCGTCTGCTCACCCCGGCGCAGCTCGACAAGGTGCATTACAGCTTCACGTTGTTCGAGCGCACGCCGGGCGGCAACCGCGTGCGCGTGCAGACCGACACCACCGACCAGCCGCTCGACATCAACGAGGGCAGCAAGCTCGAGCTTGGTTCCACGGCCAAGCTGCGCGTGCTCGCGACCTACCTCGAAATCATCGCCGAGCTGCACCAGCGCCACGCGTCGCAGTCCTTGGCCGAACTGCGCGCAGTCCAGGTCGACCGCCACGACGCGATCACGCGCTGGGCGATCGACTACCTGATCCGCACGCAGGACCGCAACCTGCCGGCGATGCTCGAAGCGGCGCTGGAGCGCAACTATTCGGCCGGCCCCGGCGAGGCCTTCTTCACCGGCGGGGGCTTGCACACCTTCAACAACTTCCGCAAGGAAGACGACGGCCGCGTGCCGACGATCCGCCAGGCGCTGCAGGCCTCGATCAACCTGCCCTTCGTGCGCCTGATGCGCGACATCGTGCGCCACACGATGTACGCGGTGCCCGGCAGTACCGCGAAGCTGCTGCAGGACGACGACGATCCGCGCCGCAGCGAATATCTCGCCAAGTTCGCCGACCGCGAGGCGCAGGTCTTCATGCGGCGCTTCTGGCGCAAGTACAAGGGTCAGAGCCCGGAGAAGATCCGCGCGACCTTCATGGACGGCCTGCGTCCGAGCGCCGACCGTCTCGCTGCGACCTACCGCTACCTCAACCCGCAGGCCGACCTGAAGACCTTCTCGGCCTTCGTGGCGGAGCGTCTGCCGGCTGCGGAGCTCGGCGCAGAGCGGCTGGGCGCGCTGTACAAGCGCTATGCGCCGGGCTCCTTCGATCTGCCCGACCAGGGCTTCATCGCGCGCGTGCACCCGCTGGAGCTGTGGCTCGCCGGCTATCTCGCCACCCATCCCGACGCGAGCTTCGACGAGGTGGTCGCCGCGAGCAAGGCCGAGCGCCAGGCCGTGTACCGCTGGCTGTTCCGTACCCGCTACAAGGGCGCCCAGGACACGCGCATCTACACGATTCTCGAGGTCGAGGCCTTCCTCGACATCCACCGCCGCTGGGTGCGCCTGGGCTATCCGTTCAACCGCCTGGTGCCCTCGCTCGCGACGGCGCTGGGCAGTGCCGGCGACCGCCCCGCGGCGCTGGCCGAGCTGATGGGCATCATCGTTAACGACGGCGTGCGCCTGCCGACCGCGCGTATCGACCGCATGCACTTCGCGCCGGACACGCCGTACGAGACCGTGTTCGCGCGCCGGCCGAGCGAGGGCGAGCGCGTGATGTCCTCCGAGGTCGCGACGGCCCTGCGCGGTGCCCTGTCCGAAGTCGTCGAGGGCGGCACCGCCCGCCGCCTCGCCGGTGCCTTCGCGGCGCCCGACGGCACGCCGCTCGTGGTCGGTGGCAAGACGGGCACCGGCGACAACCGCATCGTGATATCGGGCGCGCGCGGCCAGTTGAAGGGGGGGGTGGCAATGAACCGCACCGCCACCTTCGTCTTCTACCTCGGCCCGCGTCACTTCGGCACGCTGACCGCGTACGTGATCGGAGCGGACGCCGCGTCGTTCAAATTCACCTCGGGTCTGCCGGTGCAGATACTCAAGTCGATGGCCCCGACGCTGTTGCCCTACCTCAGCCAGACCGTCGCCGAGCCCGAGCCGGCGCGTGTGCCGCCGACCGAGGCCGCGCGCGATGCAGACGCCGCAGCCGAAGAGCCGTCGCGCGGCAACCCGGATGCGGGCATGGCCACCGGCGAGGTGCGTCCGCTGGTGCCGGCGCCGGAGGGGCAGGGCGAGGCGGAGCGCGCGCGGCCGCCGAATTGA
- a CDS encoding TonB-dependent receptor — translation MAALSIRSLRLHLTLALIASVAIPASAAESPYFEELPLVLSATRLPQPRHEVPGAVTVIDRELIAATGYRDLARVLRLVPGMQIGQERGHAQWVTYHGLSSDYPTEMQVLVDGRSAINGSAFGGVDWTALPLTLDEIDRIEVVRGTNATSYGANAFLGIINIITRHSVEDPGLRVDLRAGDDRIRDATFTWTGGGDPMTLRASAATQRDEGFDGLHDTRRTDTFSLRGDLQIGADDALLVRIASNAGVRGEGYQGSVFDNNGTRHSRHHSHNLHLQWQHNESADTEWLLNYYRNHERAREAWLASAPPIFPAVPLNRKRESVRDSIGIQRRSTPAPQLQLVWGLEAQREDVDAPFLYFSGNPDPQYLYRGSGNVEWRALDDVTLNLGGAVERYSGGKTHFSPRVFANWQAAPGHTLRAGYSRGLRQNNVFSRYADIRAIDPASGRELVRPYVPNPDLEQTRVGAREIGYFGRFETWNTMLDVRVFEENIHDFVVRVPQPDPVPAPLLSSFLGSTRYENLDSAVRLRGIEYELSTRPRPGTELRVAHAILDRDSRSAAIEDRSAPYTAAVSWIQDWGGGWKSMLSVMRMGPLAGGDGYVPRYRFVARPYTTADANITYTTRVAGHAVQLGLTAQNIGSRHQEFADRSQQAASGSDDPVNRVCPTAYLSLSIALERGKRP, via the coding sequence TTGGCTGCCTTGTCGATCCGCTCCCTCCGCCTGCACTTGACGCTCGCACTGATCGCGAGCGTCGCGATTCCCGCATCCGCGGCCGAATCGCCCTATTTCGAGGAGCTGCCGCTGGTGCTGAGCGCGACGCGCCTGCCCCAGCCCCGGCACGAGGTGCCCGGCGCGGTGACGGTGATCGACCGCGAGCTGATCGCCGCGACCGGCTATCGCGACCTCGCGCGCGTGCTGCGGCTCGTACCCGGAATGCAGATCGGACAGGAGCGCGGGCACGCGCAGTGGGTGACCTACCACGGCCTGTCGAGCGATTACCCGACCGAAATGCAGGTGCTGGTCGACGGCCGTTCGGCGATCAACGGCAGCGCCTTCGGCGGTGTCGACTGGACTGCCCTGCCCCTCACGCTCGACGAGATCGACCGCATCGAGGTGGTGCGCGGGACGAATGCGACGAGCTACGGCGCCAACGCCTTCCTCGGCATCATCAACATCATCACCCGCCACAGCGTCGAGGACCCCGGACTGCGGGTGGACCTGCGCGCGGGCGACGACCGCATCCGCGACGCGACATTCACCTGGACCGGCGGCGGGGACCCGATGACCCTGCGCGCGAGCGCGGCCACGCAGCGGGACGAAGGCTTCGACGGCCTGCACGACACGCGCCGCACCGACACCTTCTCCCTGCGCGGAGACCTGCAGATCGGCGCCGATGACGCCCTGCTCGTGCGGATCGCGAGCAACGCCGGGGTGCGCGGCGAGGGCTATCAGGGCTCGGTGTTCGACAACAACGGCACTCGCCACAGCAGGCACCACAGCCACAACCTCCATCTGCAGTGGCAGCACAACGAGTCCGCGGACACGGAGTGGCTGCTCAACTACTACCGCAATCACGAACGAGCGCGCGAAGCGTGGCTCGCGAGCGCGCCGCCAATCTTCCCGGCAGTGCCGCTCAACCGCAAGCGCGAGAGCGTGCGCGACAGCATTGGCATCCAGCGGCGCAGCACCCCCGCCCCGCAGCTGCAGCTCGTGTGGGGGCTGGAGGCCCAGCGCGAGGATGTCGACGCACCCTTCCTCTATTTCAGCGGCAACCCCGACCCCCAGTACCTGTATCGCGGATCCGGGAACGTCGAGTGGCGCGCGCTGGACGACGTCACGCTGAACCTGGGGGGCGCGGTGGAGCGGTATTCCGGCGGGAAGACGCACTTCAGCCCGCGCGTCTTCGCCAACTGGCAGGCGGCCCCCGGACATACGCTGCGCGCCGGCTATTCCCGCGGCCTGCGCCAGAACAACGTGTTCTCGCGCTACGCGGACATCCGCGCGATCGACCCGGCGAGCGGCCGCGAACTGGTCCGCCCCTACGTGCCCAATCCCGACCTCGAACAGACGCGCGTCGGCGCCCGCGAAATCGGCTACTTCGGCCGCTTCGAGACCTGGAACACGATGCTGGACGTACGGGTGTTCGAGGAGAATATCCACGACTTCGTCGTGCGCGTGCCGCAGCCGGATCCCGTTCCGGCGCCGCTGCTGTCGTCCTTCCTCGGCTCCACGCGCTACGAAAACCTCGACTCCGCCGTGCGCCTGCGCGGCATCGAATACGAGCTGTCGACACGCCCGCGGCCGGGCACGGAGCTGCGTGTCGCGCACGCCATCCTCGACCGCGACAGCCGCAGCGCCGCGATCGAGGACCGCAGCGCCCCCTACACCGCGGCGGTGAGCTGGATCCAGGACTGGGGCGGCGGCTGGAAGAGCATGCTCAGCGTGATGCGCATGGGGCCGCTCGCCGGCGGCGACGGCTATGTGCCGCGTTACCGCTTCGTCGCCCGGCCCTACACGACGGCTGATGCGAACATCACCTACACGACCCGCGTCGCAGGTCACGCCGTGCAACTGGGCCTCACCGCGCAGAACATCGGATCCCGTCACCAGGAATTCGCCGATCGCAGCCAGCAGGCCGCAAGCGGCTCTGACGACCCGGTGAACCGGGTTTGCCCGACCGCCTACCTCTCGCTCAGCATCGCGCTGGAGCGCGGCAAACGCCCGTGA
- a CDS encoding DOMON-like domain-containing protein: protein MTAAAKAELRPYPEGQPCPIDAIAVTVFREDAGGLRLRFELVGKLDRIAVPGPRAARMADGLWAHTCCEAFVAIPGNPAYREFNFSPSGEWAIYDFDAYRERSAPGMVPPAPLIASRLAADRLVLDATLDAAALPHGLPLELGLTTVVESLDGTLSYWALRHPGARPDFHLRDAFTLTLARP, encoded by the coding sequence GTGACCGCCGCAGCGAAGGCCGAGCTTCGTCCTTATCCTGAGGGGCAACCCTGCCCGATCGATGCGATCGCCGTGACCGTCTTCCGCGAGGACGCGGGCGGACTGCGGCTGCGCTTCGAACTCGTGGGAAAACTCGATCGGATCGCCGTCCCCGGCCCGCGCGCCGCGCGGATGGCGGACGGGCTGTGGGCGCACACCTGCTGCGAGGCCTTCGTCGCCATCCCCGGCAACCCGGCCTACCGCGAGTTCAACTTCTCGCCCTCCGGCGAATGGGCGATCTACGACTTCGATGCCTACCGCGAGCGCAGTGCGCCCGGGATGGTCCCGCCCGCCCCCCTCATCGCGTCGAGGCTCGCAGCGGACCGGCTCGTACTGGACGCCACGCTCGACGCAGCGGCCCTTCCCCACGGCTTGCCGCTCGAGCTCGGGCTCACGACGGTCGTCGAAAGCCTCGACGGCACGTTATCCTATTGGGCCCTGCGCCACCCCGGCGCCCGCCCCGACTTCCACCTGCGCGACGCCTTCACGCTGACCCTGGCTCGGCCCTGA
- a CDS encoding ribose-phosphate pyrophosphokinase: MNDALRIFACNSNCPLAAEICDTLGLALSPLEISRFSNDNLHVQIRDNVRERDVFVVQSFTEPVSDHIMELMITLDALRSASARRVTAVIPYYSYARSDKKDAPRISITGRLIADMLQTAGANRVLTMDLHADQVHGFFSVPVDHLTAIPTIAEHFRRHHDLAHMVAVATDAGGAKRVGRFSERLGIPMAIIDKRRVSDTNVTHGEVVGNVKGHDVVIFEDEISTGGTLLSTIGTLKAAGARSIHVGAVHAVLCGPAIDRLRDAPIESIVVTNTVHMPPGKRLDKITQLTVAPLFASAIERIHSGESVGALFE, encoded by the coding sequence ATGAACGACGCCCTGCGCATCTTTGCGTGCAACTCCAACTGTCCGCTGGCCGCGGAGATCTGCGACACGCTCGGACTGGCGCTGAGCCCGCTGGAGATCTCGCGCTTCTCGAACGACAACCTGCACGTGCAGATCCGCGACAACGTGCGCGAGCGCGACGTGTTCGTCGTGCAGTCCTTCACCGAGCCGGTGAGCGACCACATCATGGAGCTGATGATCACGCTCGACGCGCTGCGCAGCGCCTCGGCGCGGCGCGTGACCGCGGTGATCCCCTACTACTCCTACGCGCGCTCCGACAAGAAGGACGCCCCGCGCATCTCGATCACCGGGCGCCTGATCGCCGACATGCTGCAGACCGCGGGCGCCAACCGTGTGCTGACGATGGACCTGCACGCCGACCAGGTGCACGGCTTCTTCTCGGTGCCGGTCGACCACCTCACCGCGATCCCGACCATCGCCGAGCACTTCCGCCGCCACCACGACCTCGCGCACATGGTCGCAGTCGCGACCGACGCCGGCGGCGCGAAACGCGTCGGGCGCTTCTCCGAGCGCCTGGGCATCCCGATGGCGATCATCGACAAGCGCCGCGTCAGCGACACCAACGTCACCCACGGCGAGGTCGTCGGCAACGTGAAGGGGCACGACGTCGTGATCTTCGAGGACGAGATCTCGACCGGCGGCACGCTGCTGTCGACGATCGGCACGCTGAAAGCCGCCGGCGCACGCTCGATCCACGTCGGCGCCGTGCATGCGGTGCTGTGCGGCCCGGCGATCGACCGCCTGCGCGACGCGCCGATCGAGTCCATCGTCGTCACCAACACCGTGCACATGCCGCCGGGCAAGCGCCTGGACAAGATCACCCAGCTCACCGTCGCGCCGCTGTTCGCGTCGGCGATCGAGCGCATCCACAGCGGCGAGAGCGTCGGCGCGCTGTTCGAGTAG
- a CDS encoding peptide chain release factor 3, whose translation MADIPYPPELMRDVAKRRTFGIISHPDAGKTTLTEKLLLFGGAIQLAGTVKARKSARHATSDWMEVEKQRGISVTSSVMQFEYQGHTINLLDTPGHQDFSEDTYRVLTAVDAAVMVIDAAKGVEAQTIKLLEVCRLRNTPIITFVNKMDREVRETFDLLQEIEEVLKIDCAPITWPIGMGKSFRGVYQLLEDRVLRFTAGEEKRSEGELIKGIANAQLDELFPLEVGKLREDVELIQGASSPFSLGDFLAGKQTPVFFGSGINNFGVQEILQALLDWAPPPQPRVAGVNTAGVNDAGTRLVQPAEAPFTGFVFKIQANMDPKHRDRIAFFRICSGRYTSGMKVKHVRMGREMKLANALTFMANERVLMEDGVAGDIIGIHNHGQLHIGDTLTEGENLGYKGIPYFSPELFSAARLRDPLKSKQLQKGLQELGEEGAIQVFEQEGGNMLLGAVGQLQFEVVAQRLKDEYKVDAIFESADIHTARWLTFPDELTRRNFEREQAMRIGKDVDGNPVYLATSRYNLEVTMEKWPKVGFHATREHGQVLA comes from the coding sequence ATGGCCGACATCCCCTATCCGCCCGAACTGATGCGCGACGTTGCGAAACGCCGCACCTTCGGCATCATCTCCCACCCCGACGCCGGCAAGACCACGCTGACCGAAAAGCTGCTGCTGTTCGGCGGCGCGATCCAGCTCGCCGGCACCGTCAAGGCGCGCAAGAGCGCGCGCCACGCGACCTCCGACTGGATGGAAGTCGAAAAGCAGCGCGGCATCTCGGTGACCAGCTCGGTGATGCAGTTCGAGTACCAGGGGCACACCATCAACCTGCTCGACACCCCGGGCCACCAGGACTTCTCGGAAGACACCTACCGCGTGCTGACCGCGGTGGATGCGGCGGTGATGGTGATCGACGCCGCGAAGGGCGTCGAGGCGCAGACGATCAAGCTGCTCGAGGTGTGCCGGCTGCGCAACACGCCGATCATCACCTTCGTGAACAAGATGGACCGCGAGGTGCGCGAGACCTTCGACCTGCTGCAGGAGATCGAGGAGGTGCTGAAGATCGACTGCGCCCCGATCACCTGGCCGATCGGCATGGGCAAGAGCTTCCGCGGCGTGTATCAGCTGCTCGAGGATCGCGTGCTGCGCTTCACCGCGGGCGAGGAAAAGCGCAGCGAGGGCGAGCTCATCAAGGGCATCGCCAACGCCCAGCTCGACGAGTTGTTCCCGCTCGAAGTCGGCAAGTTGCGCGAGGATGTCGAGCTGATCCAGGGCGCATCGAGCCCGTTCTCGCTCGGCGACTTCCTCGCCGGCAAGCAGACGCCGGTGTTCTTCGGTTCCGGTATCAACAACTTCGGCGTGCAGGAGATCCTGCAGGCGCTGCTCGACTGGGCGCCGCCGCCGCAGCCGCGAGTCGCTGGCGTCAATACGGCGGGCGTGAACGACGCCGGCACGCGCCTCGTACAGCCTGCCGAGGCACCCTTCACCGGCTTCGTGTTCAAGATCCAGGCGAACATGGACCCCAAGCACCGCGACCGCATCGCCTTCTTCCGCATCTGCTCGGGGCGCTACACCTCGGGGATGAAGGTCAAGCACGTGCGCATGGGGCGCGAGATGAAGCTCGCCAACGCGCTGACCTTCATGGCCAACGAACGCGTGCTGATGGAGGATGGCGTCGCCGGCGACATCATCGGCATCCACAACCACGGCCAGCTGCACATCGGCGACACCCTCACCGAAGGCGAGAACCTCGGCTACAAGGGCATCCCCTACTTCTCGCCGGAACTCTTCAGCGCCGCGCGCCTGCGCGACCCGCTCAAGTCCAAGCAGCTGCAGAAGGGCCTGCAGGAGCTGGGCGAGGAAGGCGCGATCCAGGTGTTCGAGCAGGAAGGCGGCAACATGCTGCTCGGCGCGGTCGGCCAGCTGCAGTTCGAAGTCGTCGCGCAGCGCCTGAAGGACGAGTACAAGGTCGACGCGATCTTCGAATCGGCCGACATCCACACCGCGCGCTGGCTCACCTTCCCCGACGAGCTCACGCGGCGCAACTTCGAGCGCGAGCAGGCGATGCGCATCGGCAAGGATGTGGACGGCAACCCCGTGTATCTCGCCACCAGCCGCTACAACCTCGAAGTGACGATGGAGAAGTGGCCCAAGGTCGGCTTCCACGCGACGCGCGAGCACGGTCAGGTGCTCGCCTGA
- a CDS encoding rhodanese-like domain-containing protein, with protein MDVVGDWPRDRPIVTMCACPADATAVRAAHVLAGLGYAAARPLRGGYEAWLAANRTA; from the coding sequence ATGGACGTCGTGGGCGACTGGCCGCGCGATCGGCCCATCGTGACGATGTGCGCGTGCCCCGCCGATGCGACCGCGGTGCGTGCCGCACATGTGCTGGCCGGGCTCGGCTATGCCGCGGCGCGACCGCTCAGGGGTGGCTACGAGGCCTGGCTGGCGGCGAATCGGACGGCCTGA
- a CDS encoding DUF1343 domain-containing protein, whose protein sequence is MTASIRFGLDRLLEDPALRRPLAGRRVALLAHPASVTRELTHSLDALGALPDITLSAAFGPQHGLRGDKQDNMVESPDFIDPAHGIPVFSLYGEVRRPTDAMMDTFDVLLVDLQDLGCRIYTFITTLRYVLEAAARHGKAVWVLDRPNPAGRPVEGLLLRPGWESFVGAGPLPMRHGLTMGELARWFVATLKLDLDCQVVTMDGWQPDAAPGYGWPLGERSWVNPSPNAPNLSMARAYAGTVMLEGTTLSEGRGTTRPLELFGAPDIDARAIRAEMQRLAPHWLAGCVLRECWFEPTFHKHAGKLCSGLQIHVEDPAHYDHAAFRPWRLQALAFKALRALQPDYPLWRDFPYEYEHDRLAIDLINGSELLRRWVDDPAATPADLDSLTVPDEGEWTAAREPLLLYR, encoded by the coding sequence ATGACCGCATCCATCCGGTTCGGCCTCGACCGCCTGCTCGAAGACCCCGCGCTGCGCCGCCCGCTCGCCGGCCGCCGCGTCGCCCTGCTCGCCCACCCCGCGTCGGTCACGCGCGAACTCACGCATTCGCTCGACGCGCTTGGCGCCCTGCCCGACATCACGCTCAGCGCCGCCTTCGGGCCGCAGCACGGCCTGCGCGGCGACAAGCAGGACAACATGGTCGAGTCGCCCGACTTCATCGACCCGGCACACGGCATCCCGGTGTTCAGCCTGTACGGCGAGGTGCGCCGGCCGACCGACGCGATGATGGACACGTTCGACGTGCTGCTGGTCGACCTGCAGGATCTGGGCTGCCGCATCTACACCTTCATCACGACGCTGCGCTACGTGCTTGAAGCCGCCGCGCGCCACGGCAAGGCGGTGTGGGTGCTCGACCGCCCCAACCCCGCCGGGCGGCCGGTCGAGGGCCTTCTGCTGCGCCCCGGCTGGGAAAGCTTCGTCGGCGCCGGACCGCTACCCATGCGCCACGGCCTGACGATGGGCGAGCTCGCGCGCTGGTTCGTCGCGACCCTGAAACTCGACCTCGACTGCCAGGTCGTCACGATGGACGGCTGGCAGCCGGACGCGGCGCCCGGCTACGGCTGGCCGCTGGGCGAGCGCAGCTGGGTTAACCCGAGCCCCAACGCGCCCAACCTGTCGATGGCGCGCGCCTACGCGGGCACCGTGATGCTGGAAGGCACGACGCTGTCGGAAGGCCGCGGCACGACGCGCCCGCTGGAGCTCTTTGGCGCCCCCGACATCGACGCACGCGCGATCCGCGCCGAGATGCAGCGCCTCGCCCCGCACTGGCTCGCCGGCTGCGTGCTGCGCGAGTGCTGGTTCGAACCGACCTTCCACAAGCACGCCGGCAAACTGTGCAGCGGACTGCAGATCCATGTCGAGGATCCGGCCCATTACGACCACGCCGCGTTCCGTCCGTGGCGCCTGCAGGCGCTCGCCTTCAAGGCGCTGCGTGCCCTGCAGCCCGACTACCCGCTGTGGCGCGATTTCCCCTACGAGTACGAGCACGACCGCCTCGCGATCGACCTGATCAACGGCAGCGAGCTGTTGCGCCGCTGGGTGGACGATCCGGCCGCGACGCCGGCCGACCTCGACTCCCTGACCGTCCCCGACGAGGGCGAGTGGACCGCGGCGCGCGAACCCCTCCTGCTGTATCGCTGA